A DNA window from Mastomys coucha isolate ucsf_1 unplaced genomic scaffold, UCSF_Mcou_1 pScaffold21, whole genome shotgun sequence contains the following coding sequences:
- the Scn1b gene encoding sodium channel subunit beta-1 yields MGTLLALVVGAALVSSAWGGCVEVDSETEAVYGMTFKLLCISCKRRSETNAETFTEWTFRQKGTEEFVKILRYENEVLQLEEDERFEGRVVWNGSRGTKDLQDLSIFITNVTYNHSGDYECHVYRLLFFDNYDYNTSVVKKIHLEVVDKANRDMASIVSEIMMYVLIVVLTIWLVAEMVYCYKKIAAATEAAAQENASEYLAITSESKENCTGVQVAE; encoded by the exons ATGGGGACGCTGCTGGCTCTCGTGGTGGGCGCGGCGCTGG TATCCTCAGCCTGGGGGGGTTGCGTGGAGGTGGATTCCGAGACGGAGGCAGTGTATGGGATGACCTTCAAACTCCTGTGCATCTCCTGTAAGCGTCGTAGTGAGACCAACGCCGAGACCTTCACGGAGTGGACCTTCCGCCAGAAGGGGACAGAGGAATTTGTCAAG ATCCTACGCTATGAGAATGAGGTGCTGCAGCTGGAGGAAGATGAACGCTTTGAGGGCCGCGTGGTGTGGAACGGTAGTCGGGGCACCAAAGACCTGCAGGACCTGTCCATCTTCATCACCAACGTCACCTACAACCACTCTGGCGACTACGAATGTCACGTCTACCGTCTCCTCTTCTTTGATAATTACGACTACAACACCAGCGTTGTCAAGAAGATCCACCTGGAGGTGGTGGACAAGG CCAACAGAGATATGGCATCCATCGTGTCGGAGATCATGATGTACGTGCTCATTGTGGTGTTGACCATATGGCTCGTGGCAGAGATGGTGTACTGCTACAAGAAGATTGCTGCTGCCACGGAAGCTGCTGCGCAAGAGAACGC CTCGGAATACCTGGCCATTACATCCGAGAGCAAAGAAAACTGTACAGGCGTCCAGGTGGCTGAATAG
- the Gramd1a gene encoding protein Aster-A isoform X5, producing MFDTTPHSGRSSPSSSPSLRKRLQLLPPIRPPPASEPEPGTMVEKGSDSSSEKSGVSGTLSTQSLGSRNFIRNSKKMQSWYSMLCPTYKQRNEDFRKLFSKLPEAERLIVDYSCALQREILLQGRLYLSENWICFYSNIFRWETTISIQLKEVTCLKKEKTAKLIPNAIQICTESEKHFFTSFGARDRCFLLIFRLWQNALLEKTLSPRELWHLVHQCYGSELGLTSEDEDYVCPLQLNGLGSPKEVGDVIALSDISPSGVADRSQEPSPVGSRRGRVTPNLSRASSDADHGAEEDKEEQTDSQLDASSSQTVTPVAEPLSTEPPPPDGPTSSLGPLDLLSREELLTDTSNSSSSTGEEGDLAALLPDLSGRLLINSVFHVGAERLQQMLFSDSPFLQGFLQQRKFTDVTLSPWSSDSKCHQRRVLTYTIPISNQLGPKSASVVETQTLFRRGPQAGGCVVDSEVLTQGIPYQDYFYTAHRYCILGLARNKARLRVSSEIRYRKQPWSLVKSLIEKNSWSGIEDYFHHLDRELAKAEKLSLEEGGKDARGLLSGLRRRKRPLSWRGHRDGPQHPDPDPCTQTSMHTSGSLSSRFSEPSVDQGPGAGIPSALVLISIVICVSLIVLIALNALLFYRLWSLERTAHTFESWHSLALAKGKFPQTATEWAEILALQKHFHSVEVHKWRQILRASVELLDEMKFSLEKLHQGITVPDPPLDTQPQPDDSFP from the exons ATGTTCGA cACCACACCCCACTCTGGCCGGAGCTCACCAAGCAGCTCCCCATCTCTTCGGAAGCGGCTTCAGCTCTTGCCCCCAATCCGGCCCCCTCCGGCTTCTGAGCCAGAACCAGGCACCATGGTGGAGAAGGGGTCTGACAGCTCCTCTGAGAAGAGCGGAGTGTCCGGGACACTCAGCACCCAGAGCCTGGGCAGCCGGAACTTCATCCGCAACAGCAAG AAGATGCAGAGCTGGTACAGT ATGCTTTGTCCCACATACAAACAACGCAATGAGGACTTCCGGAAATTGTTTAGCAAACTTCCTGAAGCAGAGCGCCTCATCGTAG ATTACTCCTGCGCTCTGCAGCGGGAGATCCTCCTCCAGGGCCGCCTCTACCTCTCTGAGAACTGGATCTGTTTCTACAGCAACATCTTCCGCTGGGAGACCACA ATTTCCATCCAGTTGAAGGAAGTGACCTGTCTGAAGAAGGAGAAGACTGCTAAGCTCATCCCCAATGCCATTCAGATCTGTACGGAGAGTGAGAAG CATTTCTTCACTTCCTTCGGGGCCCGAGACCGCtgcttcctcctcatcttccgtCTCTGGCAGAATGCGCTGCTTGAAAAG ACACTGAGTCCTCGAGAGCTTTGGCACCTGGTCCATCAGTGCTATGGCTCAGAGCTGGGCCTCACCAGTGAAGACGAAGACTATGTCTGCCCCTTGCAACTGAATGGTCTTGG GAGTCCCAAAGAGGTGGGAGACGTGATTGCACTCAGTGACATCAGCCCCTCAGGGGTGGCTGACCGCAGCCAGGAGCCAAGCCCTGTGGGTTCAAGGCGTGGCCGAGTCACTCCAAACCTCTCTCGAGCCAGCAGTGATGCAGACCATGGG GCCGAGGAGGACAAAGAAGAGCAGACAGACAGTCAGCTGGATGCCTCCTCCAGCCAGACAGTGACCCCAGTAGCAGAACCTCTGAGTACTGAGCCGCCACCACCAGATGGGCCCACTTCCTCCTTGGGTCCCTTGGATCTGCTGTCCAGAGAGGAACTGTTGACAGACACGAGTAACTCATCCTCATCCACGGGGGAGGAAG GTGACCTGGCTGCACTGCTGCCTGACCTCTCTGGCCGGCTCCTCATCAACTCTGTCTTCCACGTGGGTGCTGAGCGTCTTCAGCAGATGTTGTTCTCGGACTCTCCATTCCTGCAAGGCTTCCTGCAGCAGCGCAAGTTCACAG atGTAACCTTGAGTCCTTGGAGCAGTGACAGCAAATGCCACCAGCGCAGAGTCCTGACCTACACCATCCCCATTAGCAACCAGCTAGGCCCCAAGAGCGCCTCTGTGGTGGAGACACAG ACGCTGTTCCGGCGCGGCCCACAGGCGGGCGGGTGCGTGGTGGACTCTGAGGTGCTCACCCAGGGCATCCCGTACCAGGACTACTTCTACACTGCCCACCGATACTGTATCCTGGGTCTGGCCCGGAACAAGGCCCGGCTTCG TGTATCCTCAGAGATCCGCTACCGAAAGCAACCGTGGAGCCTCGTGAAGTCTCTCATTGAGAAGAACTCGTGGAGTGGCATCGAAGATTATTTCCACCACTTGG ATCGAGAACTCGCCAAGGCGGAGAAGCTGtccctggaggaaggagggaaagacgCTCGTGGCTTACTGTCAGGCCTGCGGAGGAGGAAGCGGCCCCTGAGCTGgaggggccacagagatgggccTCAGCACCCAGATCCGGACCCCTGCACCCAGACCAGCATGCACACCTCAG GTTCCCTCAGCTCTCGCTTCTCGGAACCATCCGTGGATCAGGGCCCCGGGGCAGGCATCCCCAGCGCCCTGGTTCTCATCAGCATTGT GATCTGTGTGAG CCTCATCGTTCTCATCGCCCTCAACGCCCTCCTCTTCTACCGTCTCTGGTCTCTGGAGAGAACGGCCCATACCTTCGAGTCCTGGCACAGCCTAGCACTGGCCAAGGG AAAGTTCCCCCAGACAGCCACGGAGTGGGCGGAGATCTTGGCTCTGCAGAAGCACTTCCACAGCGTTGAGGTGCACAAGTGGAGGCAGATCCTTCGCGCATCCGTGGAGCTCCTAGATGAG ATGAAGTTCTCCTTGGAGAAGCTACATCAAGGAATTACTGTCCCGGATCCTCCCCTGGACACTCAGCCACAACCTGATGACAGTTTTCCCTGA
- the Gramd1a gene encoding protein Aster-A isoform X6: MFDTTPHSGRSSPSSSPSLRKRLQLLPPIRPPPASEPEPGTMVEKGSDSSSEKSGVSGTLSTQSLGSRNFIRNSKKMQSWYSMLCPTYKQRNEDFRKLFSKLPEAERLIVDYSCALQREILLQGRLYLSENWICFYSNIFRWETTISIQLKEVTCLKKEKTAKLIPNAIQICTESEKHFFTSFGARDRCFLLIFRLWQNALLEKTLSPRELWHLVHQCYGSELGLTSEDEDYVCPLQLNGLGSPKEVGDVIALSDISPSGVADRSQEPSPVGSRRGRVTPNLSRASSDADHGAEEDKEEQTDSQLDASSSQTVTPVAEPLSTEPPPPDGPTSSLGPLDLLSREELLTDTSNSSSSTGEEGDLAALLPDLSGRLLINSVFHVGAERLQQMLFSDSPFLQGFLQQRKFTDVTLSPWSSDSKCHQRRVLTYTIPISNQLGPKSASVVETQTLFRRGPQAGGCVVDSEVLTQGIPYQDYFYTAHRYCILGLARNKARLRVSSEIRYRKQPWSLVKSLIEKNSWSGIEDYFHHLDRELAKAEKLSLEEGGKDARGLLSGLRRRKRPLSWRGHRDGPQHPDPDPCTQTSMHTSGSLSSRFSEPSVDQGPGAGIPSALVLISIVLIVLIALNALLFYRLWSLERTAHTFESWHSLALAKGKFPQTATEWAEILALQKHFHSVEVHKWRQILRASVELLDEMKFSLEKLHQGITVPDPPLDTQPQPDDSFP; the protein is encoded by the exons ATGTTCGA cACCACACCCCACTCTGGCCGGAGCTCACCAAGCAGCTCCCCATCTCTTCGGAAGCGGCTTCAGCTCTTGCCCCCAATCCGGCCCCCTCCGGCTTCTGAGCCAGAACCAGGCACCATGGTGGAGAAGGGGTCTGACAGCTCCTCTGAGAAGAGCGGAGTGTCCGGGACACTCAGCACCCAGAGCCTGGGCAGCCGGAACTTCATCCGCAACAGCAAG AAGATGCAGAGCTGGTACAGT ATGCTTTGTCCCACATACAAACAACGCAATGAGGACTTCCGGAAATTGTTTAGCAAACTTCCTGAAGCAGAGCGCCTCATCGTAG ATTACTCCTGCGCTCTGCAGCGGGAGATCCTCCTCCAGGGCCGCCTCTACCTCTCTGAGAACTGGATCTGTTTCTACAGCAACATCTTCCGCTGGGAGACCACA ATTTCCATCCAGTTGAAGGAAGTGACCTGTCTGAAGAAGGAGAAGACTGCTAAGCTCATCCCCAATGCCATTCAGATCTGTACGGAGAGTGAGAAG CATTTCTTCACTTCCTTCGGGGCCCGAGACCGCtgcttcctcctcatcttccgtCTCTGGCAGAATGCGCTGCTTGAAAAG ACACTGAGTCCTCGAGAGCTTTGGCACCTGGTCCATCAGTGCTATGGCTCAGAGCTGGGCCTCACCAGTGAAGACGAAGACTATGTCTGCCCCTTGCAACTGAATGGTCTTGG GAGTCCCAAAGAGGTGGGAGACGTGATTGCACTCAGTGACATCAGCCCCTCAGGGGTGGCTGACCGCAGCCAGGAGCCAAGCCCTGTGGGTTCAAGGCGTGGCCGAGTCACTCCAAACCTCTCTCGAGCCAGCAGTGATGCAGACCATGGG GCCGAGGAGGACAAAGAAGAGCAGACAGACAGTCAGCTGGATGCCTCCTCCAGCCAGACAGTGACCCCAGTAGCAGAACCTCTGAGTACTGAGCCGCCACCACCAGATGGGCCCACTTCCTCCTTGGGTCCCTTGGATCTGCTGTCCAGAGAGGAACTGTTGACAGACACGAGTAACTCATCCTCATCCACGGGGGAGGAAG GTGACCTGGCTGCACTGCTGCCTGACCTCTCTGGCCGGCTCCTCATCAACTCTGTCTTCCACGTGGGTGCTGAGCGTCTTCAGCAGATGTTGTTCTCGGACTCTCCATTCCTGCAAGGCTTCCTGCAGCAGCGCAAGTTCACAG atGTAACCTTGAGTCCTTGGAGCAGTGACAGCAAATGCCACCAGCGCAGAGTCCTGACCTACACCATCCCCATTAGCAACCAGCTAGGCCCCAAGAGCGCCTCTGTGGTGGAGACACAG ACGCTGTTCCGGCGCGGCCCACAGGCGGGCGGGTGCGTGGTGGACTCTGAGGTGCTCACCCAGGGCATCCCGTACCAGGACTACTTCTACACTGCCCACCGATACTGTATCCTGGGTCTGGCCCGGAACAAGGCCCGGCTTCG TGTATCCTCAGAGATCCGCTACCGAAAGCAACCGTGGAGCCTCGTGAAGTCTCTCATTGAGAAGAACTCGTGGAGTGGCATCGAAGATTATTTCCACCACTTGG ATCGAGAACTCGCCAAGGCGGAGAAGCTGtccctggaggaaggagggaaagacgCTCGTGGCTTACTGTCAGGCCTGCGGAGGAGGAAGCGGCCCCTGAGCTGgaggggccacagagatgggccTCAGCACCCAGATCCGGACCCCTGCACCCAGACCAGCATGCACACCTCAG GTTCCCTCAGCTCTCGCTTCTCGGAACCATCCGTGGATCAGGGCCCCGGGGCAGGCATCCCCAGCGCCCTGGTTCTCATCAGCATTGT CCTCATCGTTCTCATCGCCCTCAACGCCCTCCTCTTCTACCGTCTCTGGTCTCTGGAGAGAACGGCCCATACCTTCGAGTCCTGGCACAGCCTAGCACTGGCCAAGGG AAAGTTCCCCCAGACAGCCACGGAGTGGGCGGAGATCTTGGCTCTGCAGAAGCACTTCCACAGCGTTGAGGTGCACAAGTGGAGGCAGATCCTTCGCGCATCCGTGGAGCTCCTAGATGAG ATGAAGTTCTCCTTGGAGAAGCTACATCAAGGAATTACTGTCCCGGATCCTCCCCTGGACACTCAGCCACAACCTGATGACAGTTTTCCCTGA
- the Gramd1a gene encoding protein Aster-A isoform X7, translating into MVEKGSDSSSEKSGVSGTLSTQSLGSRNFIRNSKKMQSWYSMLCPTYKQRNEDFRKLFSKLPEAERLIVDYSCALQREILLQGRLYLSENWICFYSNIFRWETTISIQLKEVTCLKKEKTAKLIPNAIQICTESEKHFFTSFGARDRCFLLIFRLWQNALLEKTLSPRELWHLVHQCYGSELGLTSEDEDYVCPLQLNGLGSPKEVGDVIALSDISPSGVADRSQEPSPVGSRRGRVTPNLSRASSDADHGAEEDKEEQTDSQLDASSSQTVTPVAEPLSTEPPPPDGPTSSLGPLDLLSREELLTDTSNSSSSTGEEGDLAALLPDLSGRLLINSVFHVGAERLQQMLFSDSPFLQGFLQQRKFTDVTLSPWSSDSKCHQRRVLTYTIPISNQLGPKSASVVETQTLFRRGPQAGGCVVDSEVLTQGIPYQDYFYTAHRYCILGLARNKARLRVSSEIRYRKQPWSLVKSLIEKNSWSGIEDYFHHLDRELAKAEKLSLEEGGKDARGLLSGLRRRKRPLSWRGHRDGPQHPDPDPCTQTSMHTSGSLSSRFSEPSVDQGPGAGIPSALVLISIVICVSLIVLIALNALLFYRLWSLERTAHTFESWHSLALAKGKFPQTATEWAEILALQKHFHSVEVHKWRQILRASVELLDEMKFSLEKLHQGITVPDPPLDTQPQPDDSFP; encoded by the exons ATGGTGGAGAAGGGGTCTGACAGCTCCTCTGAGAAGAGCGGAGTGTCCGGGACACTCAGCACCCAGAGCCTGGGCAGCCGGAACTTCATCCGCAACAGCAAG AAGATGCAGAGCTGGTACAGT ATGCTTTGTCCCACATACAAACAACGCAATGAGGACTTCCGGAAATTGTTTAGCAAACTTCCTGAAGCAGAGCGCCTCATCGTAG ATTACTCCTGCGCTCTGCAGCGGGAGATCCTCCTCCAGGGCCGCCTCTACCTCTCTGAGAACTGGATCTGTTTCTACAGCAACATCTTCCGCTGGGAGACCACA ATTTCCATCCAGTTGAAGGAAGTGACCTGTCTGAAGAAGGAGAAGACTGCTAAGCTCATCCCCAATGCCATTCAGATCTGTACGGAGAGTGAGAAG CATTTCTTCACTTCCTTCGGGGCCCGAGACCGCtgcttcctcctcatcttccgtCTCTGGCAGAATGCGCTGCTTGAAAAG ACACTGAGTCCTCGAGAGCTTTGGCACCTGGTCCATCAGTGCTATGGCTCAGAGCTGGGCCTCACCAGTGAAGACGAAGACTATGTCTGCCCCTTGCAACTGAATGGTCTTGG GAGTCCCAAAGAGGTGGGAGACGTGATTGCACTCAGTGACATCAGCCCCTCAGGGGTGGCTGACCGCAGCCAGGAGCCAAGCCCTGTGGGTTCAAGGCGTGGCCGAGTCACTCCAAACCTCTCTCGAGCCAGCAGTGATGCAGACCATGGG GCCGAGGAGGACAAAGAAGAGCAGACAGACAGTCAGCTGGATGCCTCCTCCAGCCAGACAGTGACCCCAGTAGCAGAACCTCTGAGTACTGAGCCGCCACCACCAGATGGGCCCACTTCCTCCTTGGGTCCCTTGGATCTGCTGTCCAGAGAGGAACTGTTGACAGACACGAGTAACTCATCCTCATCCACGGGGGAGGAAG GTGACCTGGCTGCACTGCTGCCTGACCTCTCTGGCCGGCTCCTCATCAACTCTGTCTTCCACGTGGGTGCTGAGCGTCTTCAGCAGATGTTGTTCTCGGACTCTCCATTCCTGCAAGGCTTCCTGCAGCAGCGCAAGTTCACAG atGTAACCTTGAGTCCTTGGAGCAGTGACAGCAAATGCCACCAGCGCAGAGTCCTGACCTACACCATCCCCATTAGCAACCAGCTAGGCCCCAAGAGCGCCTCTGTGGTGGAGACACAG ACGCTGTTCCGGCGCGGCCCACAGGCGGGCGGGTGCGTGGTGGACTCTGAGGTGCTCACCCAGGGCATCCCGTACCAGGACTACTTCTACACTGCCCACCGATACTGTATCCTGGGTCTGGCCCGGAACAAGGCCCGGCTTCG TGTATCCTCAGAGATCCGCTACCGAAAGCAACCGTGGAGCCTCGTGAAGTCTCTCATTGAGAAGAACTCGTGGAGTGGCATCGAAGATTATTTCCACCACTTGG ATCGAGAACTCGCCAAGGCGGAGAAGCTGtccctggaggaaggagggaaagacgCTCGTGGCTTACTGTCAGGCCTGCGGAGGAGGAAGCGGCCCCTGAGCTGgaggggccacagagatgggccTCAGCACCCAGATCCGGACCCCTGCACCCAGACCAGCATGCACACCTCAG GTTCCCTCAGCTCTCGCTTCTCGGAACCATCCGTGGATCAGGGCCCCGGGGCAGGCATCCCCAGCGCCCTGGTTCTCATCAGCATTGT GATCTGTGTGAG CCTCATCGTTCTCATCGCCCTCAACGCCCTCCTCTTCTACCGTCTCTGGTCTCTGGAGAGAACGGCCCATACCTTCGAGTCCTGGCACAGCCTAGCACTGGCCAAGGG AAAGTTCCCCCAGACAGCCACGGAGTGGGCGGAGATCTTGGCTCTGCAGAAGCACTTCCACAGCGTTGAGGTGCACAAGTGGAGGCAGATCCTTCGCGCATCCGTGGAGCTCCTAGATGAG ATGAAGTTCTCCTTGGAGAAGCTACATCAAGGAATTACTGTCCCGGATCCTCCCCTGGACACTCAGCCACAACCTGATGACAGTTTTCCCTGA